A region from the Salvia splendens isolate huo1 chromosome 15, SspV2, whole genome shotgun sequence genome encodes:
- the LOC121769209 gene encoding methionine gamma-lyase-like, translating to MASVIRSNERSGSSSDHCDTFPAATKHQTLSKPLPRHPEDPAAALANARHEFGEHGGVNMSIEASATFTVMEPETMRRMFTGELGPDRDFFFYSRHFNPTVLNLGRLMAAMEGTEAAYCTASGMSAVSSVILQLCSAGGHVVASRTLYGGTHTLLAHFLPRTCNITTSFVDIRDHEAVRSAMVQGKTNVLYFETMSNPTLTVANVPELCRMAHDKGITAVVDNTFAPMLVSPARLGADIVVHSMSKFISGAADLIAGAVCGPASFVNSLMDTRDGSLMLLGPTMNPNVAFELAGRLPHLGLRMKEHCNRALVYATRMKKLGLKVIYPGLEDHPDHVTLKSMAIKEYGYGGLVCVDMETEERANRLMKLLQTCSQFGLVAVSLGYYDTLMSCSGSSTSSELSKEEKEQSGISPGLIRMSIGFNGTLEQKWTQFEKALSKMQDPTKGVED from the exons ATGGCGTCCGTAATTAGAAGCAACGAACGCTCAGGCTCCTCCTCCGACCACTGCGACACCTTCCCTGCCGCCACGAAGCACCAGACCCTTTCCAAGCCCCTGCCGCGGCACCCAGAGGACCCCGCAGCGGCGCTGGCTAATGCCCGCCACGAGTTCGGTGAGCACGGTGGCGTGAACATGTCGATCGAGGCCTCAGCCACCTTCACCGTGATGGAGCCTGAGACAATGCGTCGCATGTTCACCGGCGAGCTCGGCCCCGACCGCGACTTCTTCTTCTACAGCCGCCATTTCAACCCCACCGTGCTCAACCTGGGCCGCCTCATGGCCGCCATGGAGGGCACGGAGGCCGCCTACTGCACGGCCTCTGGAATGTCGGCCGTCTCCTCCGTGATCCTCCAGCTGTGCAGCGCCGGAGGGCACGTGGTGGCGTCGCGCACACTGTACGGTGGGACCCACACACTCCTCGCGCACTTTCTGCCCCGCACCTGCAACATAACGACGTCGTTTGTGGACATCCGCGACCATGAGGCGGTGCGGAGTGCCATGGTCCAGGGCAAGACTAATGTGCTCTACTTTGAGACCATGTCTAATCCTACGCTCACTGTCGCTAACGTGCCGGAGCTCTGCAGGATGGCGCATGATAAGGGTATCACAGCCGTCGTTGACAACACCTTCGCTCCCATGTTGGTCTCTCCGGCCAGGCTTGGCGCGGACATCGTTGTGCACAGTATGTCCAAGTTCATTAGCGGTGCAGCCGATTTAATCGCGG GCGCAGTGTGTGGACCAGCAAGCTTTGTGAACTCATTGATGGACACTCGTGACGGGAGCTTGATGCTGCTGGGGCCGACGATGAACCCGAATGTGGCATTCGAGTTGGCGGGCAGGCTCCCTCACCTAGGGCTGAGGATGAAGGAGCACTGCAACCGGGCCCTGGTGTACGCCACGAGGATGAAGAAGCTCGGGCTCAAGGTCATCTATCCGGGCTTGGAGGACCACCCGGACCATGTGACGCTCAAGTCAATGGCGATCAAGGAGTACGGGTACGGAGGGCTGGTATGTGTGGACATGGAGACGGAGGAGAGGGCCAACCGGCTAATGAAACTGCTCCAAACCTGCAGCCAATTCGGGCTTGTGGCGGTGAGCTTGGGATACTACGACACCCTCATGTCGTGCTCGGGGAGCAGCACGAGCAGCGAGCTGagcaaggaggagaaggaacagtCCGGGATCTCGCCCGGGCTGATTAGGATGTCCATCGGTTTCAACGGCACGTTGGAGCAGAAGTGGACCCAATTCGAGAAGGCGCTGTCGAAAATGCAGGATCCCACTAAGGGGGTGGAAGACTAA